Genomic window (Candidatus Omnitrophota bacterium):
TTGACAAATTCTTCCAAGGGTCTATCATTTAAATTTTATTCCTGAGATTCCTCCGCCCGCTTTCGCGCGATGGCAATAACGTTGTTGATGACTTCCACTAAAGTTTCGGTGGCAAAAGGTTTCGAGACATAATCATCAACCCCATAGCCTTTGGATAAAGCTTCCGGGTCTTTGCTTTCCACGATTTGCCCGCGGTCTTTGGTCAGCGGATTATTCGGAAGCCACTGAAACTGCTTCTTCTTTTTAGAATAGACCATTTCCCCTTTTCCGCTTACCATAACGATAGGGATATTCTTAAGCTCCTCATCTTGCTTAAGGGCCTTGGCAATTTCTGACCCTCTTCGTCCGGGCATAATGTTATCCACTAAAACCGCATCTGGCTTTTCTCTGCGGCAAATATCTTCCGCTTCTTTAGGATTTATCGTCGTGACAACTTCAAATTCACCTGTCGCCTCTAAATTATCTTTGACCAAAAGGCACAAATCCGCTTCATCATCAATTAGAACAATCTTTTTCTTATCCGGCATACCTATCTCCTTTTAAGATTTAGTTTTTATTATTCCGACTGGGAACCCTCTTCGCTTTCCCTCAGCTTTTTCTTTGCTAATGTTTCCTCGATCAAGGCAACCAATGTTTCCGTGTTAAATGGTTTTGACAGATACCCATCGACCCCATAGATCGCCATCGCGCGATCAGGGTCTTTCTCGCGGACAATATTACCGCGATTCTGAACGACAGGACGATTAGGCATCCAGCTCCATTTGTTTTGTTTTTTTTGATAAACCATCTCACCTAAGCCGCTAACTAAAATAATGGGGATCTTCGCCGTATCAGGATCTTTTTTAAGAAGACTGGCTACCTCTACCCCATTTCTTTTTGGCATCACGATATCCATCAAGATGATATCCGGATTTTCACTCTTGCAGAATTCTTCGGCCTTTTCAGATTCCGACAAAGTTGAAACACTAAATTTTCCGGTCTCCTCCAGATTCGATTTGACCAAAAACCCTAGGTCCGCTTCATCATCGATCAAGGCAATCTTTATCGGATCAGCCATTATTTTCCTCCGCTGATATTTTTTTTCTTTTCCTGCGGCTCTGTGCACATCGGAAGCATAATAAAAAATGTTGTTCCCTGACCTTGCTTGCTTTCGACATGAATAGACCCCTGATGCCGCTCTAAGATCAAATAAACCGTGCTGAGCCCAAGCCCTGTCCCTTTCCCAGGTTCCTTGGTCGTAAAAAACGGGTCAAAAACGAACGGAAGATGTTCCGGGTCAATGCCTGTCCCGGTATCTTTCACTTCAATAATAAATTTCTCAGCCGCATCGTGCAAAGCGGACGATGTTTGAGGATAACCCACGACGGTGATTTCTCCTCCTTGCGGCATGGCATCGATCGCGTTAGCAAAGAGATCGA
Coding sequences:
- a CDS encoding response regulator, which gives rise to MPDKKKIVLIDDEADLCLLVKDNLEATGEFEVVTTINPKEAEDICRREKPDAVLVDNIMPGRRGSEIAKALKQDEELKNIPIVMVSGKGEMVYSKKKKQFQWLPNNPLTKDRGQIVESKDPEALSKGYGVDDYVSKPFATETLVEVINNVIAIARKRAEESQE
- a CDS encoding response regulator, with product MADPIKIALIDDEADLGFLVKSNLEETGKFSVSTLSESEKAEEFCKSENPDIILMDIVMPKRNGVEVASLLKKDPDTAKIPIILVSGLGEMVYQKKQNKWSWMPNRPVVQNRGNIVREKDPDRAMAIYGVDGYLSKPFNTETLVALIEETLAKKKLRESEEGSQSE